The Planctomycetia bacterium genome has a window encoding:
- a CDS encoding ketoacyl reductase encodes MWKDRRVIVTGGTAGFGLVLARHLATAGARVLVVGRSAEGVRVALAACDRVGLDVRGLSADLGRAGEGERVAAEGRRILGGIDDLVCCVGRSGRHRMLTTPPDELRGFLDANLFAAVEIVQAAAADIAAARGHVVFIGSLAGKLAAPYMGPYGVAKAALAAYADAVRLELAPRGGHVLLVSPGPIARAADDPAADRDTDRYAADVARASLPAEAAAPGGSAQLRRLDPDRLARDVLAACRRRRCELVVPRSAGLLAGLIDWFPDLGRRILSRFTG; translated from the coding sequence ATGTGGAAGGATCGACGCGTCATCGTCACCGGCGGCACCGCCGGCTTCGGCCTCGTGCTCGCCCGGCACCTCGCCACGGCCGGAGCCCGGGTGCTCGTCGTGGGCCGGTCGGCGGAAGGCGTGCGCGTCGCCCTGGCCGCCTGCGATCGCGTCGGCCTCGACGTGCGCGGCCTCAGCGCCGACCTCGGTCGGGCGGGGGAGGGGGAACGGGTCGCGGCCGAAGGCCGGCGGATCCTCGGCGGCATCGACGACCTCGTGTGCTGCGTGGGCCGGTCGGGCCGCCACCGGATGTTGACCACGCCCCCGGATGAGCTGCGCGGGTTCCTCGACGCCAACCTGTTCGCCGCGGTGGAGATCGTGCAGGCCGCCGCCGCGGACATCGCCGCCGCTCGGGGGCACGTCGTCTTCATCGGCAGCCTGGCGGGCAAGCTCGCCGCGCCGTACATGGGGCCGTATGGCGTCGCCAAGGCGGCGCTGGCGGCCTACGCCGACGCGGTGCGGCTGGAACTCGCCCCGCGCGGCGGCCACGTGCTCCTCGTCTCCCCCGGGCCGATCGCCCGCGCCGCCGACGATCCGGCGGCCGACCGGGACACCGACCGCTATGCGGCCGACGTCGCCCGAGCGAGCCTGCCGGCTGAGGCGGCCGCACCGGGGGGCAGCGCGCAGCTGCGGCGTCTCGACCCCGATCGGCTCGCCCGTGATGTGCTCGCTGCCTGCCGACGCCGCCGGTGCGAACTCGTCGTGCCGCGTTCGGCCGGGCTGCTGGCGGGCCTCATCGACTGGTTTCCCGATCTCGGCCGGCGGATCCTTTCCCGATTCACCGGTTGA